A window of candidate division KSB1 bacterium contains these coding sequences:
- the rnc gene encoding ribonuclease III translates to MIGYRFRNLDLLLQALKHRSYLPQVNEQRVHSNERLELLGDAVLGLLVTEALFHRFPAKEEGEITAMKSLLVSRKILARFARQLELGRYILMSEAEERSGGRTRPSIISDTFEAVVGAIYLDGGIEPARTFIKSVVLKEIDPILNEEQHKNFKSILLEYSQSRNLGVPFYAIRAEEGPDHDKIFTVEVRIQNHTVGVGVGNSKKRAEQNAAQNALEKLQEGVIK, encoded by the coding sequence TTGATCGGATATCGTTTTCGCAATCTTGATTTATTGCTGCAAGCTTTGAAGCATCGTTCCTATCTGCCACAGGTCAATGAGCAGCGGGTTCATTCCAATGAAAGATTGGAGCTTTTAGGCGACGCGGTTTTGGGGTTATTGGTCACCGAGGCGCTTTTTCACCGTTTTCCCGCCAAGGAAGAGGGCGAAATTACTGCCATGAAATCACTGCTGGTCAGCCGGAAGATTTTGGCGCGTTTTGCCCGCCAATTGGAATTGGGGCGATATATTTTGATGAGTGAGGCCGAAGAACGTTCCGGCGGCCGCACCCGGCCCTCGATCATCAGCGATACGTTTGAAGCCGTTGTCGGTGCCATTTATCTTGACGGCGGGATCGAGCCGGCCCGGACGTTCATCAAATCGGTCGTTTTGAAGGAAATCGACCCCATTCTCAACGAAGAGCAGCACAAAAATTTCAAAAGCATTTTGCTCGAATATTCACAAAGCCGCAACCTCGGCGTGCCGTTTTATGCCATTCGCGCCGAAGAAGGGCCGGACCACGACAAGATATTTACTGTTGAGGTGAGAATTCAAAATCACACGGTCGGCGTCGGCGTCGGCAATTCCAAAAAACGCGCCGAGCAAAATGCCGCACAAAATGCGCTGGAAAAATTGCAGGAAGGCGTTATCAAATAA
- a CDS encoding NAD(P)/FAD-dependent oxidoreductase — protein MMRRWSYDAPVNWTRRDFLKTLSLALAAVPLRSALATQTGTTRFFSRQKTDHPKKILVIGAGLAGLTAAYELTKAGHEVTILEARNRAGGRVFTVREFADGLYAECGGEWVEHNHDYLLRYIEEFGLSLYRGRFVDTEDEGLRFSPRSRKIHERLEQTVKRIDPFEHQTPSHAELDKISFAEFLKQLEAPPEMIEQMQRSISALMAINIESISALHLLNEYALPESRASFRIAGGNDQVPQALATQLRERIYYSRPVVKIAHDTAGVRITFLENGAPQTIAGEHVVIAAPFTCVRKIEITPALSAEKMKAIATLGYGQILKAPLQFRERFWNKQTDEPRKSLQGMIGSVYEASGGQPGPRGLLMAYLPDKSGMQVASTPAEQRLEKILTKVNEIHPQASHYFEGGCVKWWQEDPWAGGTYAYFRPGEITTVRPMIAKPEGRIHFAGEHTAGWQGYMNGAVESGHRVAREVHEAA, from the coding sequence ATGATGCGCCGCTGGTCTTATGATGCGCCGGTAAACTGGACACGCCGTGATTTTCTCAAAACGCTTTCGCTCGCGCTGGCGGCTGTTCCGCTGCGCTCGGCTTTGGCGACGCAAACCGGAACGACGCGTTTCTTTTCGCGGCAAAAAACCGATCACCCCAAAAAGATTCTCGTCATCGGCGCGGGTTTGGCCGGCCTCACTGCGGCGTACGAGCTGACGAAAGCCGGGCATGAGGTGACGATCCTCGAAGCCCGCAACCGCGCCGGCGGCCGCGTTTTCACGGTGCGCGAATTTGCCGACGGGCTTTACGCCGAATGCGGCGGCGAATGGGTCGAGCACAATCATGATTATTTGCTGCGGTATATCGAAGAGTTCGGGCTTTCGCTTTATCGCGGCCGGTTCGTCGATACCGAAGACGAGGGCTTGCGATTTTCGCCGCGCAGCCGCAAAATCCACGAGCGCCTCGAGCAAACCGTGAAGCGCATCGATCCCTTCGAGCATCAAACACCTTCTCATGCCGAGCTGGATAAAATCTCGTTTGCTGAATTTTTAAAACAACTCGAGGCGCCGCCAGAGATGATCGAGCAAATGCAAAGATCAATCTCGGCTTTGATGGCGATTAACATTGAAAGCATTTCGGCGCTGCACCTCCTCAACGAATATGCGTTGCCGGAAAGCCGTGCCAGTTTCCGCATCGCCGGCGGCAACGATCAAGTGCCGCAAGCGCTGGCCACGCAATTGCGCGAGCGCATTTATTATTCCCGTCCGGTTGTCAAAATCGCGCACGACACTGCCGGCGTGCGCATCACATTTCTGGAAAATGGCGCGCCGCAAACGATCGCTGGCGAGCATGTGGTGATTGCCGCGCCATTTACCTGCGTGCGCAAAATCGAGATCACACCGGCGCTCTCAGCGGAAAAGATGAAGGCCATTGCCACTCTGGGATATGGCCAAATTCTCAAGGCACCGCTGCAATTTCGTGAACGGTTTTGGAATAAACAAACGGATGAGCCGAGAAAAAGTTTGCAAGGCATGATCGGCTCCGTCTACGAAGCCTCCGGCGGCCAACCCGGGCCGCGCGGTTTGCTCATGGCTTACCTTCCCGACAAAAGCGGAATGCAAGTGGCGAGCACACCGGCAGAGCAACGTCTCGAAAAAATTCTGACGAAAGTCAATGAGATTCATCCGCAAGCCTCGCACTATTTTGAAGGCGGCTGCGTGAAATGGTGGCAGGAAGATCCGTGGGCCGGCGGCACGTATGCTTATTTTCGGCCGGGCGAGATCACGACAGTGCGTCCGATGATCGCCAAGCCCGAGGGCCGCATTCATTTCGCCGGCGAGCACACCGCCGGCTGGCAGGGATACATGAACGGCGCGGTGGAGTCCGGCCATCGCGTCGCACGAGAAGTTCATGAAGCCGCATAA
- a CDS encoding site-2 protease family protein yields the protein MPENLVMGPMWYVVFLLSLTCHEAAHALAAKWGGDLTAFHAGQVTLNPMPHMRREPFGTIVVPILSFLLSGWMIGWASAPYDPSWQQRYPRRAAWMALAGPIANFVLVILAALAIWIGIGADFFHRPEAINFTNVVAPNAQGLPHALATFFSILFSLNLLLATFNLLPVPPLDGNTVAGLFLSEKAALKFAELSHNQAFSLIGLLAAWKIFDVVFRPVFLFALNLLYPGANYQ from the coding sequence ATGCCTGAAAATTTAGTAATGGGGCCGATGTGGTACGTCGTCTTTTTGCTTTCGCTCACCTGTCACGAAGCCGCGCATGCGCTGGCGGCGAAATGGGGCGGCGATCTGACCGCTTTTCATGCCGGCCAGGTCACGCTGAATCCGATGCCCCACATGCGGCGCGAGCCGTTTGGCACGATCGTAGTGCCGATTTTATCTTTTCTGTTGAGCGGCTGGATGATCGGCTGGGCCAGCGCGCCGTACGATCCGAGCTGGCAGCAACGCTACCCGCGCCGCGCCGCGTGGATGGCACTGGCCGGGCCGATTGCCAATTTCGTTTTAGTTATTCTCGCTGCGCTGGCGATTTGGATCGGCATCGGCGCTGATTTCTTTCACCGGCCCGAGGCGATCAATTTCACGAACGTCGTTGCGCCCAATGCCCAAGGCCTGCCGCACGCGCTCGCCACTTTCTTCAGCATTTTGTTTTCGCTCAATCTTTTGCTGGCCACTTTCAATTTGCTGCCGGTTCCGCCGCTCGACGGCAACACCGTCGCCGGCCTTTTTCTCAGCGAAAAGGCCGCGCTGAAATTTGCCGAGCTGAGCCACAACCAAGCTTTTTCGCTCATCGGCTTGTTGGCGGCGTGGAAAATTTTCGACGTCGTTTTCCGGCCGGTCTTTCTCTTCGCGCTGAATCTGCTTTATCCGGGCGCGAATTACCAATAA
- the fabF gene encoding beta-ketoacyl-ACP synthase II, which produces MHERRVVITGMGVISPLGHTVEEFWQNLLAGKSGVGAITRFDAVQFDTKIAAEVKNFNAEDYIDKKEARRMDLFTHFALAAAKLALEDSGLLAAPIDKDSVGVIVSSGIGGMDTFEREGRKLFEKGPGRISPFFIPMMIADIAPGHISMQYGFKGPNYSIISACASSSHAIGESFRYVQRGEADAMICGGSEATITPMGVGGFNAMKALSTRNDDPQRASRPFDLERDGFVMGEGGGILVLESLESASRRNAKIYAEVVGAGYSADAYHITQPAPGGEGAVRAMRIALKNAGVAPEDVQYINAHGTSTPANDKNETQAIATVFGDHAAKLNISSTKSMIGHLLGASGAVELIATALTCRDDMIHPTINQITADPECFLNYTPNAAVRREVNVAISNSFGFGGHNVCLVVKKFIL; this is translated from the coding sequence ATGCATGAGCGACGGGTCGTCATCACCGGCATGGGCGTGATTTCGCCGCTCGGGCACACGGTGGAGGAGTTTTGGCAAAATCTGCTCGCCGGCAAATCCGGCGTGGGCGCCATAACGCGCTTTGACGCCGTCCAGTTCGACACCAAGATTGCCGCGGAAGTCAAAAATTTCAATGCCGAGGATTATATCGACAAAAAAGAAGCCCGGCGCATGGATCTGTTTACTCATTTTGCGCTGGCAGCGGCTAAACTTGCGCTTGAAGACTCCGGCCTGCTTGCGGCGCCAATTGACAAGGATAGCGTCGGCGTGATTGTCAGCTCCGGCATCGGCGGCATGGACACGTTCGAGCGCGAGGGGCGCAAGCTGTTTGAAAAGGGGCCCGGTCGTATCAGCCCTTTTTTTATTCCGATGATGATTGCGGATATTGCGCCGGGCCATATTTCCATGCAGTATGGCTTCAAAGGCCCCAATTATTCGATCATCTCGGCTTGCGCCTCCAGTTCGCATGCCATCGGCGAAAGCTTTCGTTATGTCCAGCGCGGCGAAGCCGACGCGATGATCTGTGGCGGCTCGGAAGCCACGATCACACCGATGGGCGTCGGTGGTTTCAACGCGATGAAAGCGCTGTCCACACGCAACGATGATCCACAGAGGGCAAGCCGGCCTTTTGATTTGGAGCGCGACGGCTTTGTGATGGGCGAAGGTGGCGGGATTTTGGTGCTCGAATCTTTGGAGAGCGCCAGCCGCCGCAACGCGAAAATTTACGCCGAAGTTGTTGGCGCCGGTTACAGTGCTGACGCCTATCATATCACCCAGCCGGCGCCCGGCGGTGAAGGCGCGGTTCGCGCTATGCGCATCGCCTTGAAGAACGCCGGTGTGGCTCCGGAAGACGTGCAATATATCAACGCTCATGGCACCTCGACGCCGGCGAACGACAAAAACGAAACACAGGCCATCGCCACCGTTTTTGGCGATCACGCCGCCAAGCTCAACATCAGTTCGACGAAATCGATGATCGGTCACCTGCTGGGTGCGAGCGGCGCTGTGGAGTTGATCGCCACAGCGTTGACGTGCCGCGATGATATGATTCATCCCACGATCAATCAAATCACCGCTGATCCTGAGTGCTTCTTGAATTACACGCCCAATGCTGCCGTGCGCCGGGAGGTGAACGTCGCCATCTCCAATTCGTTCGGCTTTGGCGGACACAACGTGTGTCTTGTGGTCAAAAAATTCATTCTGTAA
- a CDS encoding ArgE/DapE family deacylase, with protein MFSLTIDREYLIKTLADLIRINSINPQLVPEGRGEAEIAIYMAEALRRLNLEVTMHEPAPGRVSVVGRLQGKGGGRSLMLNGHIDTVGIEGMVEPFSAAIRNGRMYGRGAYDMKGSLAACMAAMKALVEAKTSFSGEVLLAAVADEEYFSLGTADVISRNKVDGAIVAEATEMNLCRSHKGFVWLEVETFGRAAHGSRFDEGVDANMMMGRFLAELDKLEKELRARPPHPLVGPPSLHAALISGGSGLSTYAASCKLKIERRTIPGETEALVVSEIQKIVDRLAAADPTFKASVRAFCTREPFEVAESAEIVRAVEKATMRVRGIAPRHIGQTFWMDSALLAAAGVETVVIGPIGAGAHADEEWVDLQSLVDLAQILAETTVDYCR; from the coding sequence GTGTTTTCTCTCACGATTGATCGAGAATACCTCATCAAAACGCTGGCAGATCTCATCCGCATCAATTCCATCAACCCGCAACTCGTGCCCGAAGGCCGCGGCGAAGCGGAGATTGCGATTTATATGGCGGAAGCTTTGCGCCGCCTCAATCTCGAAGTGACGATGCATGAACCAGCGCCGGGCCGCGTGAGTGTGGTTGGCCGGTTGCAAGGGAAAGGAGGGGGACGCTCCCTGATGCTGAATGGGCATATCGACACGGTCGGCATCGAAGGCATGGTCGAGCCATTTTCCGCAGCCATTCGCAACGGCCGAATGTACGGCCGCGGCGCGTATGACATGAAGGGAAGCCTCGCCGCGTGCATGGCGGCCATGAAAGCGCTTGTCGAAGCCAAGACTTCATTCAGCGGCGAAGTCCTGTTGGCCGCCGTCGCGGATGAAGAATATTTTAGCCTCGGAACTGCCGACGTGATTTCACGCAACAAAGTTGATGGCGCCATCGTCGCCGAAGCGACGGAAATGAATCTTTGCCGCAGCCACAAGGGTTTTGTCTGGCTGGAAGTGGAAACATTCGGTCGCGCCGCGCACGGCAGCCGCTTCGACGAAGGCGTGGATGCCAATATGATGATGGGGCGTTTTCTCGCGGAGTTGGATAAATTGGAAAAAGAGTTGCGGGCACGTCCGCCGCATCCGCTGGTCGGGCCGCCGTCGCTTCATGCCGCGCTCATCAGCGGCGGTTCCGGGCTGAGCACGTATGCGGCGAGCTGCAAGTTAAAAATCGAGCGACGCACGATTCCCGGCGAAACGGAAGCATTGGTTGTGAGTGAGATACAAAAAATTGTTGATCGGTTGGCCGCAGCCGATCCGACCTTCAAAGCATCGGTGAGGGCTTTTTGCACACGCGAGCCTTTTGAAGTTGCGGAGAGCGCCGAGATCGTTCGCGCGGTGGAAAAAGCCACAATGCGTGTGCGCGGCATCGCCCCGCGCCACATCGGCCAAACTTTCTGGATGGACTCGGCGTTGCTGGCCGCGGCTGGCGTCGAAACCGTGGTGATTGGCCCCATCGGTGCCGGCGCGCACGCAGATGAAGAATGGGTGGATTTGCAATCACTCGTCGATTTGGCGCAGATTCTGGCGGAAACAACAGTTGATTATTGCCGTTGA
- a CDS encoding acyl carrier protein — protein sequence MANIEEKVKQIIVDQLGVDANEVTPEAKFIEDLGADSLDTVELVMEFEEEFNIEIPDEDAEKMTTVGQAIEYLKKKEQEKDKT from the coding sequence ATGGCAAATATCGAAGAAAAAGTCAAGCAGATCATCGTGGATCAGCTCGGTGTTGACGCCAATGAAGTCACGCCGGAAGCCAAATTCATTGAAGATCTCGGCGCCGATTCCCTGGATACCGTCGAGCTGGTCATGGAGTTTGAGGAAGAGTTCAACATCGAAATTCCCGACGAAGACGCTGAGAAGATGACGACGGTCGGTCAGGCCATTGAGTACCTCAAAAAGAAAGAACAAGAAAAGGATAAAACCTGA
- a CDS encoding APC family permease, whose amino-acid sequence MSSTRPIKKANFLQLAFMIYGAVCAGAFGLEDMISSAGPGIAILTLLIVPFLFSIPISFAVGELTTMMPVEGGQYRWARRAFGDFWGFQAGWWAWMTGVVTNGIFAVLFANYVEYWLPAIRAYHLAALVPNWPLPAVLQNLLAKASMHWLICLALIWFMHVLNLRGIQVVGNSAILLSIILLIPFAIMLVLGVASWQHNPFAPFHAPGKNFVNSFGSALVIAIWLYSGYDKLSAAAEEVEKPQRVFPPALFFAVTLAMLSYVLPTVAGLAALGNWQEWAGAYFSPAATLIGGAWLGHAMTFGALCSNALLLNVTMLAASRYPLTLAEDGFLPRFLSKLHPKYGTPVQSLFWGSITYSALALFDFTQLTIIYSWFLMSSYILLYANVWMMRRTHAAMPRPFKIPFGQAGLFLAMLPTCVIALVAMGSTVFEEGEFSQRQFLIGALTLLSGPVVYGVVRLLKK is encoded by the coding sequence ATGTCATCCACTCGCCCCATCAAAAAAGCCAATTTTTTACAACTCGCCTTTATGATCTACGGCGCCGTGTGTGCCGGCGCATTCGGTTTGGAAGACATGATTTCGAGCGCCGGCCCCGGCATTGCCATTCTCACCCTGCTCATCGTTCCTTTTTTATTCAGCATTCCAATTTCATTTGCCGTCGGCGAGCTGACCACCATGATGCCGGTGGAAGGCGGGCAATATCGCTGGGCGCGCCGGGCGTTCGGCGATTTTTGGGGATTTCAAGCCGGATGGTGGGCGTGGATGACCGGCGTCGTCACCAACGGCATCTTCGCCGTGCTCTTCGCAAATTATGTCGAATACTGGCTGCCGGCGATCAGAGCGTATCATCTCGCGGCGCTGGTGCCTAACTGGCCGCTGCCGGCTGTGCTGCAAAATTTATTGGCAAAAGCCAGCATGCATTGGCTGATTTGTTTGGCGCTCATCTGGTTCATGCACGTTCTGAATCTTCGCGGCATTCAAGTCGTCGGCAACTCCGCCATTTTGCTTAGCATAATTCTGTTGATTCCGTTTGCGATCATGCTCGTGCTCGGCGTCGCGAGCTGGCAGCACAATCCTTTTGCGCCGTTCCACGCCCCGGGAAAAAATTTTGTCAACAGCTTCGGCAGCGCACTGGTGATCGCGATCTGGCTTTATTCCGGTTATGATAAACTTTCCGCTGCCGCGGAAGAAGTTGAGAAGCCGCAACGTGTCTTCCCCCCCGCCCTGTTCTTTGCGGTAACCTTGGCGATGCTCAGCTATGTTTTGCCCACCGTCGCCGGTTTGGCGGCGCTGGGTAATTGGCAGGAGTGGGCTGGGGCGTATTTTTCCCCAGCCGCCACCCTAATCGGCGGCGCCTGGCTCGGCCATGCGATGACGTTCGGCGCGCTGTGCAGCAACGCTTTGCTGCTCAACGTCACCATGCTCGCGGCGTCGCGCTATCCGCTGACGCTGGCAGAAGACGGCTTTCTGCCGCGCTTTTTGTCCAAACTTCATCCGAAATACGGCACGCCGGTGCAGTCGTTATTCTGGGGCAGCATCACCTACAGCGCGCTGGCGCTTTTTGATTTCACCCAGCTCACGATTATTTACTCATGGTTTCTCATGTCGAGCTATATTTTGCTGTATGCCAATGTTTGGATGATGCGGCGCACGCACGCGGCGATGCCGCGGCCATTTAAAATTCCGTTTGGCCAAGCCGGGTTGTTTCTCGCGATGCTGCCCACGTGTGTGATCGCGCTGGTGGCGATGGGAAGCACGGTTTTTGAAGAGGGTGAATTCAGCCAGCGCCAGTTTCTCATCGGCGCGTTGACATTGCTTTCAGGGCCGGTGGTTTATGGGGTGGTGAGGTTGTTGAAGAAATGA
- a CDS encoding ABC transporter ATP-binding protein, translating to MTGKIVVQVDHLRKVYGSTVAVDDVSFEIYEGEIFGMVGPNGAGKTTITECLEGLRVPDRGGIQVLGMNPQKDGDAQRERIGVQLQSSALQERLKVWEALELFSSFYSRSVAWQPLLEQLGIAEKHHAPFAKLSGGQKQRLFVALALINDPELVFLDELTTGLDPQARRAIWDLVRGIRNRGKTVFLTTHFMEEAERLCDRVAIMDQGKIVALDSPQNLIRHLGAENRLVFTIDSELNPQELLRVRDVTRVELEDGQFVVYGRGDQLVGDLVQV from the coding sequence ATGACTGGCAAGATCGTCGTGCAAGTCGATCACCTGCGCAAAGTTTACGGCTCCACCGTCGCGGTCGATGACGTTTCCTTCGAAATTTATGAGGGTGAAATCTTCGGCATGGTCGGACCGAACGGTGCGGGGAAAACGACAATCACGGAGTGCCTCGAAGGCTTGCGTGTTCCTGACCGTGGCGGCATTCAAGTGCTCGGCATGAATCCGCAAAAAGACGGCGACGCGCAGCGTGAGCGCATCGGCGTGCAGTTGCAATCCTCGGCGCTGCAAGAGCGTCTCAAAGTATGGGAAGCGCTGGAATTGTTTTCCTCCTTTTATTCCCGCTCAGTCGCCTGGCAGCCGTTGCTCGAACAGCTCGGCATCGCCGAGAAACACCACGCGCCTTTCGCCAAACTCTCCGGCGGCCAGAAACAACGTCTTTTCGTGGCACTGGCGCTGATCAACGATCCGGAGCTGGTATTTCTTGACGAGCTGACCACCGGCCTCGATCCGCAGGCGCGGCGTGCGATTTGGGATTTGGTGCGCGGCATCCGCAACAGGGGCAAAACGGTTTTTCTCACCACCCATTTCATGGAAGAAGCCGAACGTTTGTGCGACCGCGTGGCGATTATGGATCAAGGCAAGATTGTGGCGCTCGATTCGCCCCAAAACCTCATTCGCCACCTTGGCGCCGAGAATCGCCTCGTCTTCACCATTGACAGCGAGTTGAACCCCCAAGAGCTGCTTCGCGTTCGAGACGTTACACGGGTTGAGCTGGAGGACGGCCAGTTCGTCGTTTATGGCCGCGGCGATCAGCTTGTCGGCGACCTCGTTCAGGTTTGA
- a CDS encoding aminotransferase class V-fold PLP-dependent enzyme, whose product MTNSNASGSRPALLQKLASEVIGLDTQYTLATGERSRRIYLDSTASTLRLQVVQKVLDKFQPYYSNTHSLLHFGAKISTREYQWAHEMVLEFVRANPEIYTAFFVGSGTTAGMNRVARTLREKRPDRDVVITSIMEHHSNDLPHRKHFREVVHIPAAMAAHSLGCVNVQRLEQTLRQHAGKVNYVAITGVSNVTGIINPIYEIAEMAHQHGALIVVDAAQMAAHVPIQMSGHGNPSRDLDVLVFSGHKIYAPGSPGAVITRKELFAGLEPQEVGGGMVEQVYLNRYTQSQKFPDREEAGTPNICGAIGLAAALYALHKIGMDFIAEEECKLIEYAIEKLSGVDDLIIYGETDCRQCRRSGAISFNLKNMDHGLTAAALNDYFNISVRNECFCAHPYVREMVSMSLEEEADRLTDEELAQLAELHRGMVRASFGIYSTQKDVDALVAALKHLTANKAFYQSQYDRLPNGDYEHKTFKFDHKKIFCIKEEVEALLAA is encoded by the coding sequence ATGACAAATTCCAACGCTTCCGGTTCCCGGCCAGCGCTGCTGCAAAAACTGGCGAGCGAAGTGATCGGCCTTGATACACAATACACTTTGGCGACCGGCGAACGCAGCCGGCGGATCTATCTCGACAGCACAGCCAGCACGTTGCGTTTGCAAGTGGTTCAAAAAGTGTTGGATAAATTCCAGCCTTATTATTCCAATACCCACAGTTTGCTGCATTTCGGCGCCAAAATTTCAACACGGGAATATCAGTGGGCGCACGAGATGGTGTTGGAATTTGTGCGCGCCAATCCGGAAATTTACACCGCCTTTTTCGTGGGCAGCGGCACCACGGCCGGGATGAATCGGGTGGCGCGCACGCTGCGCGAGAAACGCCCGGACCGCGATGTCGTCATTACTTCCATCATGGAACATCACTCCAACGATCTGCCCCATCGCAAACATTTTCGTGAAGTCGTGCATATTCCGGCGGCGATGGCCGCGCATTCGCTGGGCTGCGTCAACGTCCAGCGGTTGGAACAAACGTTGCGCCAGCATGCCGGCAAAGTGAATTATGTGGCGATCACCGGCGTTTCGAACGTGACCGGCATCATCAATCCGATTTACGAGATTGCCGAGATGGCGCATCAACATGGCGCGCTGATTGTCGTCGACGCGGCGCAAATGGCGGCGCACGTGCCGATTCAGATGAGCGGCCACGGCAATCCCTCCCGCGATCTCGACGTGCTGGTTTTTTCCGGACACAAAATTTACGCGCCCGGCTCGCCCGGGGCGGTGATCACGCGCAAAGAATTGTTCGCCGGCCTGGAGCCGCAGGAAGTCGGTGGCGGCATGGTCGAGCAGGTTTATCTCAATCGCTACACGCAATCACAAAAATTTCCGGATCGCGAAGAGGCCGGCACGCCGAACATCTGCGGCGCGATCGGCCTGGCGGCGGCGCTATACGCGCTGCATAAAATCGGCATGGATTTCATCGCTGAAGAAGAATGCAAGCTCATCGAATATGCCATCGAAAAACTCAGCGGCGTCGATGATCTCATCATTTACGGCGAAACCGATTGTCGCCAGTGCCGGCGCTCCGGCGCGATTTCATTCAATCTGAAAAACATGGATCACGGCTTGACGGCGGCGGCGCTGAACGACTATTTCAACATTTCCGTGCGCAACGAATGTTTTTGCGCGCATCCGTACGTGCGCGAGATGGTGTCGATGAGTCTGGAGGAGGAAGCCGACCGCTTGACCGACGAAGAACTGGCGCAGCTCGCGGAATTGCATCGCGGCATGGTGCGCGCCAGCTTCGGCATTTACAGCACGCAAAAAGATGTCGACGCCCTGGTTGCCGCCTTGAAACACCTCACGGCCAACAAGGCGTTTTATCAAAGCCAATACGACCGCCTGCCGAACGGCGATTACGAGCACAAAACGTTCAAGTTCGATCATAAAAAAATTTTTTGCATCAAAGAAGAAGTCGAGGCGCTGCTTGCTGCCTAA
- a CDS encoding ABC transporter permease gives MALGFVIAGFMPTARTAQVVAMVLFYPMLFLSGAAIPREVMPVTIRRYAEALPLTHVVSLLRGLWIGESWNQHLTEVGILAAMLVMGVIVSAKTFRWE, from the coding sequence TTGGCGCTCGGTTTTGTCATCGCCGGTTTCATGCCGACGGCGCGCACCGCCCAGGTGGTGGCGATGGTGTTGTTTTATCCAATGCTCTTTCTCTCTGGCGCCGCCATCCCGCGCGAGGTGATGCCAGTAACCATCCGGCGCTATGCCGAGGCGCTGCCGCTGACCCACGTCGTGTCTCTGCTGCGTGGATTGTGGATCGGCGAAAGCTGGAACCAGCATTTGACCGAAGTTGGCATTCTCGCCGCCATGCTGGTGATGGGGGTCATCGTCTCGGCAAAGACGTTTCGCTGGGAATAG
- the fabG gene encoding 3-oxoacyl-[acyl-carrier-protein] reductase, protein MEKLKNKVAVITGSSRGIGRAIALRLAAEGAKVIVTATTKAGADKTADEIRQSGGQAAGFEANVADAKQVEALMKGTVDQFGALHILVNNAGVTRDNLVMRMSDEDWNAVITTNLTGTFNCIRAASKIMMKQRSGKIINITSIVALMGNKGQANYCAAKAGVIGLTKSVARELASRNIQVNAVAPGFILTDMTAGLPEAAKTAMLQSIPLERIGTPEDVAGVVAFLASPDSDYITGQVFNVDGGMVMA, encoded by the coding sequence ATGGAAAAATTAAAAAACAAAGTTGCAGTTATTACCGGCAGCTCGCGCGGAATTGGAAGGGCGATTGCATTGCGTTTGGCTGCCGAGGGCGCAAAAGTCATCGTGACGGCGACGACCAAAGCCGGCGCCGATAAAACCGCCGACGAAATTCGCCAAAGCGGCGGCCAGGCAGCGGGCTTTGAAGCCAATGTCGCCGACGCCAAACAAGTTGAAGCTTTGATGAAAGGAACGGTCGATCAATTCGGCGCGCTTCACATTCTCGTCAACAACGCCGGGGTCACCCGCGACAATCTCGTTATGCGCATGAGTGATGAGGATTGGAACGCGGTGATTACAACCAATCTGACCGGTACGTTCAACTGCATCCGCGCTGCCAGCAAGATCATGATGAAACAACGCAGCGGAAAGATCATCAATATCACCTCGATTGTGGCACTGATGGGCAACAAAGGCCAGGCGAATTATTGCGCCGCCAAAGCCGGCGTCATCGGCTTGACCAAATCCGTGGCACGCGAGCTGGCGAGCCGCAATATTCAAGTCAATGCCGTGGCGCCGGGATTCATTTTGACGGACATGACCGCAGGTTTACCGGAAGCCGCAAAAACCGCGATGCTGCAATCAATCCCACTCGAAAGAATCGGCACGCCGGAAGATGTCGCCGGCGTTGTCGCGTTTCTCGCCTCGCCGGATTCAGATTATATCACCGGCCAGGTTTTCAACGTCGATGGCGGGATGGTGATGGCGTAA